The DNA window TCGTTGCGGCTGCGGAAGCAAAGCTTTAATGAGAGCGCCTTGAGGCGCTCTCCATCTCCTCAATTCCAGGCCCGGCCTTTCGGGCCCTATTCTATCGGGAGTGAATGAACATGACAGTCAAGGTTGCCATCAACGGTTTCGGCCGCATCGGTCGTAACGTCCTCCGCGCTATCGTCGAATCCGGCCGGACCGACATCGAAGTCGTCGCCATCAACGACCTCGGTCCGGTCGAGACCAACGCCCATCTGCTGCGTTACGACTCGATTCACGGCAAGTTCCCGGCCGAGGTGAAGGTCGAAGGCGACACGATCATCGTCGGCGGCGGCAAGCCGATCAAGGTCACCGCGATCAAGGACCCGGCAACGCTGCCGCACCGCGAGCTCGGCGTCGACATCGCCATGGAATGCACGGGCATCTTCACCGCCCGCGACAAGGCCGCCGCCCACCTGACGGCCGGCGCCAAGCGCGTCATCGTCTCGGCTCCCGCCGACGGCGCCGACCTGACGGTCGTTTTCGGTGTCAACCATGACCAGCTCACCAAGGAGCACATGGTCATCTCCAACGCCTCCTGCACCACCAACTGCCTGGTGCCGGTCGTGAAGGTTCTCGACGACGCCGTCGGCATCGACCACGGCTTCATGACGACGATCCACTCCTACACTGGCGACCAGCCGACGCTCGACACGATGCACAAGGACCTGTATCGCGCCCGCGCTGCCGCCCTCTCCATGATCCCGACCTCGACGGGCGCCGCCAAGGCCGTCGGCCTCGTGCTGCCGCACCTCAAGGGCAAGCTCGACGGCACCTCGATCCGCGTTCCCACCCCCAACGTCTCGGTCGTCGACTTCAAGTTCGTCTCCAAGAAGTCCACCACGGTCGGCGAAATCAACGAAGCGATCAAGGCTGCCTCCAATGGCAAGCTGAAGGGCATCCTCGGCTACACCGACGAGCCGCTCGTCTCCCGCGACTTCAACCACGACAGCCATTCGTCGATCTTCGCAACCGATCAGACGAAGGTCATGGAAGGCAATTTCGTGCGCGTCCTGTCCTGGTACGACAACGAGTGGGGCTTCTCCAGCCGCATGTCCGACACAGCCGTGGCCTTCGCCAAGCTCATCTGAGAGCTCGACCAGTGAATATCGCAGGCGGCCCGGGAAACCGGGCCGTTTTGTCATAGGCGTCTGAAGCCGGTCGTGGCATTATTGACAGCCCCGGAGCCGCCGTCGCACCCGGGGAGATAAAGGGGAATGGATGGACTACTTTACCGTTGAAATCGCCGGCCGCGCCGTCGCCAGCTTCCGTTCGAAAAACCATGAAGAAGCAACGCATTTCTTTGAAGCGGAAGACTTTCGCGACGATCTGACTATCCTTGAGTCCGAAGGCAAGCCCCTGTGGGACCGCAAGGCGACGCTCAGCCTGCGCAAGGCGACCGCTGAGGAAGCCAGCGAAGTCGAGCACGCCTATGAATTCGACGACGATCCGGAAAGGACTATCGACGACGAGTTCGTGGTTTTCCTGGTACCGGTCGAAGATCTGACCGACGAGGGCGAGGACACCGAAGACTGACAGTCGATCTGTATTGGTCTTCCGGTTTTTGAAGCCTTCTCGAAACGACCGGTTCGCTGCGGCCGGAGGACGGAATGAGAGTTGGCAATGCGCTGGCCATGCGTGATAGACTGAGGAAATGCATAACGCTGCACAATGGCTGAAATGATCCAAGTGGAGGCGATAAATGGCAGAGGCGCAAAAACGCTTGTCCCACACCACCCTCAAGCGGCGGCAGCGTTTTCACCCCAAGCGGGACGTCAGACCTGCCGTGCTGGCAAAGGCTAATCGCCTGGTCGTCCGGATCGCCGCGTTCATCGGTCTTGCGTTTCTCGCCATCGTCACACTTCAGGCAGTGTTGGGATAGCCGACCAGCCCGCGGCCGCTTCCGGCCAGCCCGGCATCCTATCCGCTACCCTCGGCGTTCATTTTCCCGCTCTCCGCATCCGGGCGCCTGTAATTCATTCTACCCCCATCGGCAAAGCGAAGGCGGCCGCCTGGACGGAGGAGCGATCTTATTCCGCTACCGTTCGCAGATGCCGGCAGGAAAAATCCGTACCCGTGTTTTTTGCCCTGCTCTCGCCTGATTTTCCTATACATTCTTTATAGAGAACTTCTCCCGTAGCATTCCGTGTCGGTCGCCGTCCGGCGAGCCGCTCAGCAGCATGATGTGGCATCGAGTCGAGGTTAAGCCGCAAGGCCTACCCTTCTCTGGGATTTTGCCCTTTACTGGCGGATCGCCAGGCGTGGCGGGGGAATGAAGCAGGGCGGAGCGCCGGAGGCCGCGTTCGCCAAGCAGTCGATGGAAGGGGTGGGCATGGAAGCGTTCTATATTGTGGTACTGGTCGCGACGGCGCTCGTGCTTCTGGCCGCTTTTTCGAGCCTGCTCGCCTTCCGCTTCGGCGCCCCGCTGCTTCTTCTCTTCCTGATGATCGGCCTTGCCGCCGGCGTCGACGGCCTCGGCATCGAATTCAGCAACAACTATCTCGCCTATATTCTCGGCTCTATTGCGCTCGCCGTCATTCTGTTTGATTCCGGCTTCGGCACGCCGATGCAGGCCTTTCGGCTCGCGGCCGTGCCTTCTTTGACGCTCGCCTCGGTCGGCGTTCTGATTACCGCATCGCTGTTTGCCGTCGCGGCCATGTGGCTTTTGAACTTCACCTGGCTCGAAGGCCTGTTGCTCGGCTCGATCGTCGCATCGACGGATGCCGCCGCCGTCTTCTTCCTGTTGCGCATCGGCGGCATCAATATCCGCGATAAGGTGCGCTCGACGCTGGAAGTCGAATCCGGCACCAACGATCCGATGGCGATCTTCCTCACTATCGCCCTTGTCGAGGTCCTGGCGAGCGGCGAGCGTTACGCTGGCATCAACATCGGCATGCTCGCCATGTTCATCCAGCAGATGGGGCTCGGTGTCATTCTCGGCCTGCTCGGCGGCATGATGATCGTGCTGATCGTCAGCAAGCTTGATACGGATCGGGGCCTGACGCCGATCTTCGTGCTGGCGCTCGCCCTTCTCGTTTTCTCCTTTGCCGGTGCGGTCGGCGGCAGCGGCTTCCTAGCCGTCTATGTCGCCGGCATCTATGCCGGAAACCGGAGAATGCAGGCGCTCGGCACGATCAAACGCTTCCAGGACGGCATGACTTGGCTGGCGCAGATCATCATGTTCCTGGTGCTGGGCCTGCTCGCCACGCCCTCACAATTTCCCGCCATCGTCGTGCCGGCCATCCTGCTTGCCCTCTTCCTGATCTTCATTGCCCGGCCGCTGGCAATCTGGCTGTCGCTGCTTCCATTCGATTATACACAACAGGAGATCGGTTTCGTCGCCTGGGTCGGCCTGCGTGGCGCCGTCTCCATTCTGCTTGCTATCATGCCCATCCTCGGCGGGCTGGAAAACGGCCAGCTCTTCTTCAACACCGCCTTCATCATCGTGTTGGTCTCCCTGCTCATCCAAGGCTGGACGATCAAGCCGATCGCCAAGAAGCTCGGCCTGATCATTCCGCCGCGCATTGGCGCCGTCGACAAGGTCGAGGTCGACCTTCCAGGCGCTGCCAACCACGAACTTCTCTCCTATCGTGTGATCAAGGATAGTCCCGTACTGCGCGGCGAGCGCATTCCGCGCTGGGCCACTCCTTCGCTTGTCATCCGCGACGGCAAGTCAATGCGTTATCAGTATGCCGGGCGGCTGCGCGAGAACGATCTCGTCTATCTCTTCATCGTGCCGAGTTATTCCCGCCTGCTCGACCGCCTCTTTGCCAGCCGCGCGCCCGTGGATGAGGACGATGCCGAATTCTTCGGCGCCTTCGCGCTCTCCCCTGCCCGCCCCGCGGCCGATCTCGATGCCGCCTACGGGCCCGGCCTGCTCCACGAATCTGAAAAAGGCCTGACGATCGCGGAACTGATGCGGCAGCGCCTCGGCGGCAAGGCCGATTATGCCGATCGCGTCCGCCTCGGCTCGATCATCCTCATCGTCCGCGATCTCGACGAGCACGACCACATCACCTCCGTCGGCATGTCGCTCGAAGCGGTCGAACCTGCCACCACCCTACCGATTTTCATCAATCTCAAGGACATCATCCAGCGCATCCGCGAGCGGTTGGACGGACGCCGCAGCCGCGAAGCCGCGGCCTCCGAAACCATGCCGAAAGCATCGGCCGGAGGCGACAAAGCCAGACGCGAAAACGGCCGTTGAACGCCTTGCGTCTCGAATGATCCTTGCTATGGTCGGCGCGACTTCCGCCAACCAAGACTGGATTTCCCCCATGCCTTCTTTCAAGACCCTCGACGATCTCTCCGACATCAGCGGCGAGCGTGTGCTCATCCGGGTTGACCTCAACGTCCCGGTCAAGGACGGCAAGGTTACCGATACGACGCGCATCGAGCGCGTGGCGCCGACGATCCTCGAATTGTCGGGCAAGGGCGCCAAGGTGATCCTGCTAGCTCATTTCGGCCGGCCTAAGGACGGCCCTTCGCCGGATCTGTCGCTGTCGCTGATCGCCCCTTCCGTCGAGGAAGTGCTCGGCCATACCGTGCTGACGGCCTCCGACTGCATCGGCGATGCGGCTGCCTCCGCCGTCGGCGCGATGAAGGACGGCGATATCCTGCTCCTGGAAAACACTCGCTTTCACAAGGGCGAGGAGAAGAACGATCCCGATTTCACCAAGGCGCTCGCCGCCAACGGCGACATCTATGTCAATGACGCCTTCTCCGCCGCCCACCGCGCCCATGCTTCCACCGAGGGCCTTGCCCATCTCCTGCCGGCCTATGCCGGCCGCACCATGCAGGCCGAGCTGGAAGCGCTGGAAAAGGGTCTCGGCAATCCCGCCCGCCCCGTCGTCGCCATCGTCGGGGGCGCCAAGGTCTCAACCAAGATCGATCTTTTGATGAACCTCGTGAAGAAGGTCGACGCGCTCGTCATCGGCGGCGGCATGGCCAACACCTTCATCGCCGCCCGCGGCACCAATGTCGGCAAGTCGCTTTGCGAGCATGATCTCGCCGAAACCGCCAAGCAGATCATGATCGAGGCAGCGACCGCCGGTTGCGCCATCATCCTGCCGGAGGACGGCGTCGTCGCCCGCGAGTTCAAGGCGGGTGCCGCCAATGAAACGGTCGATATCAACGCCATTCCCGCCGATGCCATGATGCTCGACGTCGGCCCGAAATCCGTCCATGCCATCAATGCCTGGATTGAGCGCGCCTCGACCCTTGTCTGGAACGGCCCGCTCGGCGCCTTCGAGATCGAGCCCTTCGATGCCGCAACGG is part of the Rhizobium bangladeshense genome and encodes:
- the gap gene encoding type I glyceraldehyde-3-phosphate dehydrogenase, coding for MTVKVAINGFGRIGRNVLRAIVESGRTDIEVVAINDLGPVETNAHLLRYDSIHGKFPAEVKVEGDTIIVGGGKPIKVTAIKDPATLPHRELGVDIAMECTGIFTARDKAAAHLTAGAKRVIVSAPADGADLTVVFGVNHDQLTKEHMVISNASCTTNCLVPVVKVLDDAVGIDHGFMTTIHSYTGDQPTLDTMHKDLYRARAAALSMIPTSTGAAKAVGLVLPHLKGKLDGTSIRVPTPNVSVVDFKFVSKKSTTVGEINEAIKAASNGKLKGILGYTDEPLVSRDFNHDSHSSIFATDQTKVMEGNFVRVLSWYDNEWGFSSRMSDTAVAFAKLI
- a CDS encoding phosphoglycerate kinase, which produces MPSFKTLDDLSDISGERVLIRVDLNVPVKDGKVTDTTRIERVAPTILELSGKGAKVILLAHFGRPKDGPSPDLSLSLIAPSVEEVLGHTVLTASDCIGDAAASAVGAMKDGDILLLENTRFHKGEEKNDPDFTKALAANGDIYVNDAFSAAHRAHASTEGLAHLLPAYAGRTMQAELEALEKGLGNPARPVVAIVGGAKVSTKIDLLMNLVKKVDALVIGGGMANTFIAARGTNVGKSLCEHDLAETAKQIMIEAATAGCAIILPEDGVVAREFKAGAANETVDINAIPADAMMLDVGPKSVHAINAWIERASTLVWNGPLGAFEIEPFDAATVAAAKYAAERTAAGKLTSVAGGGDTVSALNHAGVADDFTYVSTAGGAFLEWMEGKELPGVAVLGAGR
- a CDS encoding potassium/proton antiporter: MEAFYIVVLVATALVLLAAFSSLLAFRFGAPLLLLFLMIGLAAGVDGLGIEFSNNYLAYILGSIALAVILFDSGFGTPMQAFRLAAVPSLTLASVGVLITASLFAVAAMWLLNFTWLEGLLLGSIVASTDAAAVFFLLRIGGINIRDKVRSTLEVESGTNDPMAIFLTIALVEVLASGERYAGINIGMLAMFIQQMGLGVILGLLGGMMIVLIVSKLDTDRGLTPIFVLALALLVFSFAGAVGGSGFLAVYVAGIYAGNRRMQALGTIKRFQDGMTWLAQIIMFLVLGLLATPSQFPAIVVPAILLALFLIFIARPLAIWLSLLPFDYTQQEIGFVAWVGLRGAVSILLAIMPILGGLENGQLFFNTAFIIVLVSLLIQGWTIKPIAKKLGLIIPPRIGAVDKVEVDLPGAANHELLSYRVIKDSPVLRGERIPRWATPSLVIRDGKSMRYQYAGRLRENDLVYLFIVPSYSRLLDRLFASRAPVDEDDAEFFGAFALSPARPAADLDAAYGPGLLHESEKGLTIAELMRQRLGGKADYADRVRLGSIILIVRDLDEHDHITSVGMSLEAVEPATTLPIFINLKDIIQRIRERLDGRRSREAAASETMPKASAGGDKARRENGR